The following is a genomic window from Nocardioides thalensis.
AGGTCCACTGGAGCCGGCTAGAGGCGGTCCCCCGCGGCTTCACCGAGCTCGGCAGCGCGCTGGTCGCGCTCACCGACAAGCTCTCCCAGCTCGACGAGTCCCACAGCGCCTACCCGCCGGCGATCATCCTGGTCTCCGACGGCCGGCCGACGCAGAGCAGCGGCACGACGTTCGCCGAGGGCCTCCAGTCGCTGCTCAACAACCGGTGGGGCGCGACCGCCGTCCGTCTCGCCCTCGGCGTCGGCCGCGACGCCGACATGCACTCGCTGCGCCGGTTCATCGGCGACGAGGACGTGCCGCTGCTGCGGGCGGACAACCCCGAGCAGCTGGTCGAGTACATCGTCTGGGCGTCCAAGGCCGCCAGCAAGGTCGCCTCGCGCCCCGTCGTCGGCGGCGGTACGACGGCCACGCCGCCCCCGAGCCCGATCGGTGACCCGATCTGGAGCACGCTGGGATGACGGATCCGGACCCGCAGGCGACCCGTCCGCGGCCGAAGGTCTGGACGACGCTGTCGGGCACGACGATCGGCTCGGTCCACCTCCGCGACGGACTCCCGCTGCAGGACGCCGTGCTCACCTGGAGCGACGGCGACCAGGCGGTGGTGGCGGTCGCCGACGGCCACGGCCACCGGCTGCACTTCCGCAGCGACACCGGCGCCGCGCTGGCGGCGGTCAGCGCGGTCGAGGTGCTGCGCCGGCTGGTGCCGCAGCTGGGCGACGACGCCGCAGAGACGGAGGCGCTCGTCCGGGCAGCGGCCGCGGCGATCGTCGAGACCTGGAACGCGAAGGTCGCCCACCACCGCGAGGCCAACCCCTACAGCGACATCGAGCTCGGCGAGTACGGCGCCGCGGCCGACCCGCTGCGCGCCTACGGCACCACCCTGCTGGCCGCCGCCGTCGCCGGCGACCTGATGGTCTTCCTCCAGATCGGCGACGGCGACTCGGTGGTCGTCGACCGCCACGGCACCGCCAGTCGTGCGCTGCCGGACGACCCCCACCTCGACGGGGTGCACACCAGCTCGCTGTGCCAGCCCGACCCGCTCAGCGCGCTGCGGGTCGCCGTGCTCGACACCCGGGTCGAGGAGACCGTGCTGGCGTTCCTGTGCTCCGACGGGTTCGGCAACTCACGCGTCG
Proteins encoded in this region:
- a CDS encoding vWA domain-containing protein; protein product: MSDRLGGALARKPLHFIFVLDVSGSMLRGGRIQALNNAITEVLPHLRDEARANPHAELLIRVLAFANEPRWVIEEPTPVDQVHWSRLEAVPRGFTELGSALVALTDKLSQLDESHSAYPPAIILVSDGRPTQSSGTTFAEGLQSLLNNRWGATAVRLALGVGRDADMHSLRRFIGDEDVPLLRADNPEQLVEYIVWASKAASKVASRPVVGGGTTATPPPSPIGDPIWSTLG
- a CDS encoding PP2C family serine/threonine-protein phosphatase; translation: MTDPDPQATRPRPKVWTTLSGTTIGSVHLRDGLPLQDAVLTWSDGDQAVVAVADGHGHRLHFRSDTGAALAAVSAVEVLRRLVPQLGDDAAETEALVRAAAAAIVETWNAKVAHHREANPYSDIELGEYGAAADPLRAYGTTLLAAAVAGDLMVFLQIGDGDSVVVDRHGTASRALPDDPHLDGVHTSSLCQPDPLSALRVAVLDTRVEETVLAFLCSDGFGNSRVDADGWWRQTGEQLVEFGRSRGLDWIGEQLPAWLEEPARVGGDDTTMAILARSEL